In a single window of the Falco rusticolus isolate bFalRus1 chromosome 11, bFalRus1.pri, whole genome shotgun sequence genome:
- the LOC119155613 gene encoding basic proline-rich protein-like, giving the protein MRGERSGSPAEPEGNSRGSAYRAQSPPPRADSPASRLPKRRPPPGSASRRDPAGSPFPQPPGPGREPRPVPQPGPGGKPRPPPHPPASLRTDHRARPPPKPFECAGPAPIGSCGARADWLLRGPRRLAPAGPASEGAAPNATAAGASAVPSRLLRRAPPAAPLPAAGRAPRPSRAKRFLPAREADGQDTRRRRPPPECQAGPGSTPRLQRSPPAPLRSAGLARVSSTPSCIHHQKYRPVSY; this is encoded by the coding sequence ATGCGAGGGGAGCGCAGCGGCTCCCCCGCCGAGCCCGAGGGGAACTCCAGGGGCAGCGCCTACCGCGCCCAGAGCCCGCCACCCCGCGCTGACAGCCCAGCTTCGCGGCTCCCAAAACGGCGGCCCCCGCCAGGGAGTGCCAGCCGCCGGGACCCAGCGGGGAGCCCCTTCCCTCAGCCGCCGGGACCCGGGAGGGAGCCCCGTCCCGTCCCTCAGCCGGGACCCGGCGGGAAGCCCCGTCCCCCACCTCACCCGCCGGCCTCACTCCGCACCGACCACCGAGCGCGCCCTCCGCCCAAGCCGTTTGAATGCGCCGGGCCCGCGCCGATTGGCTCCTGCGGGGCCCGCGCCGATTGGCTCCTGCGGGGCCCGCGCCGATTGGCTCCTGCGGGGCCCGCGTCAGAGGGGGCAGCCCCCAACGCCACCGCCGCGGGAGCAAGCGCGGTGCCATCCCGGCTGCTGAGGCGAgccccgcccgcagccccgctccccgcagccGGCCGGGCGCCCCGGCCTTCCCGTGCGAAGCGCTTCCTTCCCGCCAGGGAGGCCGACGGGCAGGACACCCGGCGCCGTCGGCCGCCCCCCGAATGCCAGGCAGGGCCCGGGTCTACCCCCCGGCTGCAGCGCTCACCGCCTGCCCCGCTGAGGAGCGCAGGGTTAGCAAGAGTATCAAGTACCCCTTCGTGCATCCACCACCAGAAATATAGACCGGTCTCATATTGA